The following proteins come from a genomic window of Rhodoligotrophos sp. CJ14:
- a CDS encoding DMT family transporter, with protein sequence MTASSTASNDVARPVWLAFAPFIFLLLWSGGFPAMKIGIEYADPFMLLFLRYVLIVAVLLPVYVIARPPLPRTGWQWFHLAITGFMLQVMYFSLAYSSVAFGLSAGALALILSMQPILVGLFAPWSAAERVTLIHWLGLVLGLAGAALVILSRSSVEANSTVGIACAFGALLAMTATTLYEKRFGSKQHLITANLVQCAVGVVGMAPIAWFLGDLHVEWTIPLAAVLAYLVIGNSIIAISLLLMLVRRGEASKVSALFFLVPPVAAVLSWMILSETMPLIAWIGMGVAAVGVAMVSNPRARAPKAIEPAV encoded by the coding sequence ATGACCGCATCCTCAACAGCCAGCAATGACGTCGCTCGGCCAGTCTGGCTTGCTTTTGCTCCGTTCATCTTCCTCCTGCTCTGGTCCGGGGGGTTTCCAGCGATGAAGATCGGCATCGAATATGCCGATCCGTTCATGCTGCTCTTCCTGCGCTATGTGCTGATCGTGGCAGTGCTGCTGCCGGTTTACGTGATCGCGCGGCCGCCCTTGCCCAGGACCGGCTGGCAGTGGTTCCACCTGGCCATCACCGGGTTCATGCTGCAGGTGATGTATTTCTCGCTGGCCTATTCCAGCGTCGCGTTCGGGCTTTCCGCGGGAGCGCTGGCGCTGATCCTCTCGATGCAGCCCATTCTGGTGGGCCTATTCGCGCCATGGTCGGCCGCGGAACGGGTCACGCTGATTCATTGGCTGGGGCTCGTCCTCGGGCTTGCGGGCGCGGCCCTGGTCATTCTGTCGCGCTCCAGTGTCGAGGCCAATTCAACGGTGGGCATCGCCTGCGCATTCGGTGCCCTGTTGGCCATGACTGCGACCACGCTTTACGAGAAGCGATTCGGCTCCAAGCAGCACCTGATCACAGCCAATCTCGTGCAATGTGCGGTGGGCGTGGTCGGCATGGCGCCTATCGCCTGGTTTCTGGGCGATCTGCATGTGGAATGGACGATACCGCTTGCGGCCGTGCTCGCCTATCTGGTGATCGGCAATTCCATCATCGCCATATCGCTGCTGCTCATGCTGGTGCGCCGCGGCGAGGCCTCCAAGGTTTCCGCCCTCTTCTTCCTCGTGCCGCCGGTCGCCGCGGTCCTCTCATGGATGATCCTATCCGAAACCATGCCGCTGATCGCCTGGATCGGCATGGGTGTGGCCGCAGTGGGGGTGGCCATGGTCAGCAACCCCCGCGCGCGGGCGCCCAAGGCGATCGAACCGGCAGTTTAG
- a CDS encoding DegT/DnrJ/EryC1/StrS family aminotransferase encodes MWARTQLKIGWRDLLAGASYGLLPANRDRKAQEVESYWSNGREVMAAYSVRSGFHLLLSALDLKPGDEILFSALNVRGMVRIVDWHDLVAVPIDLDIAHMGPSLERLRRAITPRSKVLVVAHLFGTHLDLDPIFDLAREQGLLIVEDCAQAFAGQNYPGHPKADVSMFSFGPLKTATALGGALISVRDPALARRMRQIQAGWPVQPEKAQLKRVAQFAGLKVITSRTIMGLIYRFFHARGQDYEDAVSERVRNVANLKKKNNLEYQPSYAMLALMDRRIRTFKDDVLKERADCGERLRKYLGDAVVMPGQANAYCDYWVFPILVDNPRAFIEELRAEGFDGANLPRSQAVSAPEDRPELEPSIAAQALSDLIVLPCYPGMPDAELKRQAEVVRRIAAKVGTARTSAYRDAVPQ; translated from the coding sequence ATGTGGGCGCGAACTCAACTAAAGATTGGCTGGCGCGACCTCCTGGCAGGTGCATCTTATGGCCTCCTTCCCGCCAATCGGGACCGTAAGGCGCAGGAAGTCGAGAGCTACTGGTCTAACGGTCGTGAAGTCATGGCGGCCTATTCTGTGCGCTCTGGCTTTCATCTCCTCTTGAGCGCGCTCGACCTGAAGCCGGGTGATGAGATCCTCTTTTCCGCGCTGAATGTGCGCGGCATGGTGCGGATAGTGGATTGGCACGATCTCGTAGCCGTTCCGATCGACCTTGATATCGCTCATATGGGCCCATCCCTCGAGCGCTTGCGGCGGGCGATAACGCCCCGCTCGAAGGTGCTGGTTGTGGCGCATCTCTTTGGCACCCATCTTGATCTTGATCCGATCTTCGATCTTGCCAGGGAACAGGGCCTCCTGATCGTTGAGGACTGTGCCCAGGCCTTCGCCGGCCAGAACTATCCCGGTCATCCCAAGGCGGATGTTTCCATGTTCTCCTTTGGCCCGTTGAAAACCGCCACCGCCTTGGGCGGCGCGCTGATATCGGTGCGGGATCCGGCTCTGGCGCGACGCATGCGCCAGATTCAGGCGGGCTGGCCCGTCCAGCCGGAAAAAGCGCAGCTGAAGCGTGTGGCCCAGTTCGCGGGCCTGAAAGTGATCACCTCTCGCACCATCATGGGCCTGATCTATCGCTTCTTCCATGCTCGCGGCCAAGACTACGAGGACGCGGTCAGTGAGCGGGTGCGTAATGTCGCCAACTTGAAGAAGAAGAACAACCTGGAATACCAGCCGTCCTATGCAATGCTCGCACTGATGGACCGGCGCATCAGAACATTCAAGGACGACGTCTTGAAGGAGCGCGCCGACTGCGGCGAGCGCCTGCGCAAATATCTCGGCGATGCCGTGGTGATGCCCGGCCAGGCCAATGCTTATTGCGATTACTGGGTCTTCCCCATTCTCGTCGACAACCCTCGCGCCTTCATTGAGGAGCTGCGGGCTGAAGGTTTCGACGGCGCCAATCTACCGCGCTCCCAGGCCGTTTCCGCACCGGAGGACCGGCCGGAGCTCGAGCCGAGCATCGCCGCGCAGGCCCTCTCCGACCTCATTGTGCTGCCATGTTATCCCGGCATGCCGGATGCGGAGCTGAAGCGCCAGGCCGAAGTGGTGCGCCGGATCGCGGCGAAGGTTGGCACGGCCCGCACCTCCGCCTATCGGGATGCCGTTCCCCAGTGA